In Methanomassiliicoccales archaeon, one DNA window encodes the following:
- a CDS encoding DUF655 domain-containing protein has product MEDYARILDYLPQGLPAERGFKREPLAYALGETEFKLFELVPKANVPLTIGERVYIGKEIEKRDKIAHVKRRVSYNELTAAAQSEMPFVIAEIAKENEARYVRFFNEAQAITTRFHMLELLPGLGKKTMWAIIEERKKGPFKDFADIVKRVPSFKHPEKVIAKRIEMELADPTQKYHIFVAR; this is encoded by the coding sequence ATGGAAGACTACGCTCGCATACTCGACTATCTGCCACAGGGCCTTCCAGCGGAGCGTGGTTTCAAAAGAGAGCCGTTGGCCTATGCACTGGGAGAGACAGAGTTCAAACTGTTTGAGCTGGTGCCTAAAGCGAACGTACCTCTCACCATCGGCGAGAGAGTTTATATCGGCAAGGAAATAGAGAAGCGCGACAAAATCGCACATGTGAAAAGACGTGTTTCGTATAATGAGCTCACTGCCGCTGCGCAATCGGAGATGCCCTTCGTCATTGCTGAGATAGCCAAAGAGAATGAGGCGAGATACGTGCGCTTCTTCAACGAGGCCCAGGCCATTACCACCAGATTCCACATGCTAGAACTGCTTCCTGGGTTGGGGAAGAAGACCATGTGGGCCATCATAGAAGAGCGCAAGAAAGGGCCATTCAAGGATTTCGCGGATATCGTTAAGAGGGTCCCCTCCTTCAAGCACCCTGAGAAAGTAATCGCCAAGCGGATTGAGATGGAGTTAGCAGACCCTACACAAAAGTACCACATCTTCGTGGCCAGATAG